The Syntrophorhabdaceae bacterium region GAGCTTTATGGCATGAAGGAAATGTCCATCCACAATGTCATCAGGGTAGGCTATGAAATTCTGGGCCTCATTACTTTCTATACCATCGTAGGCAATCAAATGCGCGCCTGGACCATCCCCAGGAACACGACCTGTGTGCAAGCTGCCGGCAAGATCCATACCGATATGGAAAAGGGTTTTATCAAAGCCGAGGTGATCAACGTAGATGATTTTCTTAAGTGTGGCTCCGAGCACACGGCCCGTGAAAAGGGACTGCTCAGGCTTGAAGGCCGCGACTATATGGTCAGGAATGGGGACATTCTTCACATCAGGTTCAATGTGTCTTGACAAATGGGACGGGAGCGCCTGCTCGTGATGTGCAGTGAGGCGCCGGGAGAGAACAGAATGACTGACGCACCCGAAGAAATGAAATCCTTTTTCGACCTCAGAGTGGATGGCTATGATGAACACATGGCCTCCCGGGTTGAGGATTACAACAGTTTCTATGATAAGATTGGCGCCGCTTTCAAAAGTACAAATGAACCTATCGAAGTCCTGGACCTGGGTGCGGGAACGGGAATTGAATTACAATTCATTCTGGCCAATGCGCCAAATGCTAGAATAACCGCTATCGATCTATCCGAAGTGATGTTGAAAGAATTACTTCAAAAGTACGAAACTTTTAGTTCCCAGATTAGAACTATTGCCGATTCTTACCTTTCACTCGAGTTCAAGCCACGTACCTTCGATTATGTGGTGTCCGTGATGACACTTCATCATCTAACTCTGAGGCAGAAACGCGCTCTTTACAAGAAGGTGAAGAAGCTCCTTGTTCCGGGGGGTACATTTGTCGAAGGAGACTACGTCGTATTTTCCCT contains the following coding sequences:
- a CDS encoding class I SAM-dependent methyltransferase; amino-acid sequence: MTDAPEEMKSFFDLRVDGYDEHMASRVEDYNSFYDKIGAAFKSTNEPIEVLDLGAGTGIELQFILANAPNARITAIDLSEVMLKELLQKYETFSSQIRTIADSYLSLEFKPRTFDYVVSVMTLHHLTLRQKRALYKKVKKLLVPGGTFVEGDYVVFSLEEQRRLLRQFHWQKRKHSLSEDKQYHIDIPCSEETQIRTLKEAGFQEVDVIFRTSKSNIVVAKTERA
- a CDS encoding DUF933 domain-containing protein, yielding ELYGMKEMSIHNVIRVGYEILGLITFYTIVGNQMRAWTIPRNTTCVQAAGKIHTDMEKGFIKAEVINVDDFLKCGSEHTAREKGLLRLEGRDYMVRNGDILHIRFNVS